A single region of the Chrysoperla carnea chromosome 5, inChrCarn1.1, whole genome shotgun sequence genome encodes:
- the LOC123301002 gene encoding uncharacterized protein LOC123301002 — protein MATFITITKIIICLCFLQFSYSEENNTPNNIQNIFTPSAEIAEPSEATPEEELNIESNATSVENGTTSNETVTEQTTDISANVTETKAANTNATSNKVVCKPQVDGGTIEVVNSTRLLKLLMSNPNITTKDTPANCNMVFFYGVSCPFSGAATAQYTALARIFPNIKMVAIDAMTHHIFNAQNGIVGVPTLMLFHNGRAVAKYNESEYKIDLLVKFIGKHTIGIVDPDVDTTKYYVTSDDFRGPLSHLPEYQRDYCLGLSWIFICLCTVYFFSQSKWWKWIVETIQNTWRESEAQHEHTD, from the exons ATGGcaacatttattacaattacaaaaattataatttgtctgtgctttttacaattttcttattcagaagaaaataatactccaaacaatatacaaaatatatttacaccTAGTGCAGAAATAGCTGAACCGTCTGAAGCAACTCCTGAAGAAGAGTTAAATATTGAAAGTAATGCCACGTCTGTAGAAAATGGTACAACTAGTAATGAAACAGTTACCGAACAGACTACGGATATATCAGCGAATGTAACTGAAACGAAGGCTGCAAATACAAATGCTACTTCAAATAAAGTTGTATGCAAACCTCAAGTAGATGGTGGTACTATTGAAGTTGTGAATTCTACACGACTTTTAAAACTGTTGATGTCAAATCCAAATATAACAACGAAAGATACACCAGCTAATTGTAACATGGTATTTTTTTATG GTGTATCGTGTCCATTTAGTGGTGCTGCCACAGCTCAATACACAGCTTTAGCACGCATATTTCCCAACATAAAAATGGTAGCTATTGACGCCATGACTCATCACATATTTAATGCTCAAAATGGTATTGTGGGTGTGCCTACATTAATGCTGTTCCATAATGGGCGTGCTGTTGCTAAATATAATGAGTCAGAGTATAAAATTGATTTGCtagtaaaatttattggtaAACATACAATTGGTATAGTGGATCCGGATGTGgatacaacaaaatattatgtaacatCAGATGATTTTCGTGGACCTTTATCACATTTACCAGAATATCAACGTGATTATTGTCTAGGACTATCgtggatttttatttgtttgtgtacCGTGTATTTCTTTTCACAATCAAAATGGTGGAAATGGATTGTTGAGACAATACAAAATACGTGGCGGGAATCTGAAGCACAACATGAGCatactgattaa
- the LOC123301009 gene encoding guanine nucleotide-binding protein subunit gamma-1, whose translation MDMMVSSLQQQRAITDQLRREAGIKRIPVSQAVEDIIKYITEHEQEDCLLVGFSSQKVNPFREKSSCAVL comes from the exons ATGGACATGATGGTTTCCAGTTTGCAACAGCAAAGGGCCATCACCGACCAACTTCGGCGTGAAGCTGGAATAAAACGTATTCCAG tatcaCAAGCAGTTGAAGATATAATCAAATACATCACAGAGCATGAACAAGAAGATTGTCTTCTAGTTGGATTTTCCAGTCAAAAAGTGAATCCATTTCGTGAAAAAAGCTCATGTGCAGTACTGTGA
- the LOC123300995 gene encoding 26S proteasome regulatory subunit 7: MPDHLGDDMRKVKEADKEEPEKEIKSLDEGDIYLLKAYGQGQYTQTIKTIDEDIQTIIKRVNELTGIKESDTGLAPPALWDLAADKQTLQNEQPLQVARCTKIINADSDDPKYIINVKQFAKFVVDLADSVAPTDIEEGMRVGVDRNKYQIHIPLPPKIDPTVTMMQVEEKPDVTYSDVGGCKEQIDKLREVVETPLLHPEKFVKLGIEPPKGVLLFGPPGTGKTLCARAVANRTDACFIRVIGSELVQKYVGEGARMVRELFEMARSKKACLIFFDEIDAIGGARFDDGAGGDNEVQRTMLELINQLDGFDPRGNIKVLMATNRPDTLDPALMRPGRLDRKVEFGLPDLEGRTHIFKIHARSMSVERDIRFELLARLCPNSTGAEIRSVCTEAGMFAIRARRKVATEKDFLEAVNKVIKSYAKFSATPRYMTYN; encoded by the exons atgccAGACCATTTAGGAGATGATATGAGAAAAGTAAAAGAAGCAGACAAGGAGGAACccgaaaaagaaattaaat cTTTGGACGAAGgtgatatttatttactaaaagcgtat ggTCAAGGCCAATACACTCAAACAATCAAAACTATTGATGAAGATATTCAAACAATTATCAAACGAGTAAATGAATTGACTGGAATTAAGGAATCTGATACGGGTTTGGCACCACCGGCATTATGGGATTTGGCAGCTGATAAACAAACACTACAAAATGAGCAACCCTTACAGGTTGCACgctgtacaaaaattattaatgctgATTCAGACGAtcctaaatatattattaatgtaaaacAATTTGCAAAATTTGTTGTTGATCTAGCAGATTCTGTAGCACCAACTGATATCGAAGAAGGAATGCGTGTTGG TGTTGATCGTAACAAATATCAAATTCATATTCCATTACCACCGAAAATCGATCCAACAGTAACGATGATGCAAGTTGAAGAAAAACCAGATGTTACATACAGTGATGTGGGCGGATGTAAAGAACAAATCGATAAACTTCGTGAAGTTGTTGAAACTCCATTGTTACAT cCAGAGAAATTTGTAAAACTTGGTATTGAACCACCAAAAGGTGTGTTGTTGTTTGGACCACCCGGTACAGGAAAAACATTGTGCGCACGTGCTGTAGCAAATCGTACAGATGCATGTTTCATTCGTGTTATTGGATCAGAATTGGTACAAAAGTACGTCGGAGAAGGTGCTCGTATGGTGCGTGAACTATTCGAAATGGCACGATCCAAGAAAGCATGTTTAATATTCTTCGATGAAATTGATGCGATTGGTGGAGCCCGATTCGATGATGGAGCTGGGGGCGATAATGAAGTACAACGTACTATGTTAGAATTAATCAACCAATTAGATGGTTTTGATCCGCGTGGTAACATCAAAGTTTTGATGGCAACAAATCGACCTGATACATTAGATCCAGCCTTAATGCGACCCGGACGTTTAGATCGTAAAGTTGAATTTGGTTTACCAGATTTAGAGGGACGTAcgcatatatttaaaattcatgctCGTTCAATGTCAGTCGAACGTGACATTCGATTTGAGTTGTTAGCACGTTTGTGCCCAAATAGTACTGGTGCTGAAATTCGATCTGTGTGTACTGAAGCGGGAATGTTTGCAATTCGTGCACGTCGAAAAGTTGCTACTGAAAAAGATTTCTTAGAAGCTGTAAACAAAGTCATTAAATCGTACGCTAAATTTTCAGCTACTCCACGATATATGACTTATAATTAG